The nucleotide sequence AGAGGGGAAAGAGACTGAGAATAAAACAGACGATTTTTCAGAATTATTTGAAGAAACGAGAAAGTTCGCTCAGTCGGTTACAGAGAAGTGGGAATCGACTCTCAAGGCGAAAGGAGTCCATATCGAGATTGGGGAGGGCTTGTTGGTTGGGGCCAATGAGATCCGGGTCCAGGGTGCTGATGAAGAAAAGATAATTAAAGCCCAAAAAATTATTCTCGCTACCGGCTCCGGTATTGAAGCCCCGGCAACGATACCATTTGATGAAGAGCGGATCATTTCTGTTGATGATGTATTTAATGTTGGAAAAGTGCCGAGAAGTGTTTTGATTCTAGGCGGTGATGGCGGTGGGTGTGAATTGGCCGCCTTGTACAATAAATTGGGTAGTAAAACCTTTTTGTGCGATGAGGCTCCCCGTCTGCTTCCAGAACAGGACCCGGATGTCATAGAAGCAATTGAAGGCGAGATGAAGAGGCAAAAAATTAAGCTTCTTCTTAATAAAAAAGTGATTTCAATTTTTAAAGATACGGATGCTATCGATATCTCCCTGGATGGAGGGGTGAAATTTTCAGTCCAAACCATTATTTTAAATACAAGCAGAAAACCCCGCGTTGAGGGATTGGACACTGAAATACTGGGATTGCGTCTTGGAGAAAAAGGGCAAGTCCTGGTTAATGAGAAACAGGAAACTACATTAAGCGGGGTATATGCTGTTGGAAGTGTTACAGGGCGACGTGGGTTTCACGGACTATCTGAAGAGGAAGGAAGGGTTGCTGCGGAAAATGCTTTGGGGAAAAAAGCGCACCTCAACAAAGATTGGATTCCCCGAATTGTCTATACCAGCCTTGAAGTTGCTACCGTAGGTTGTTATGCTGGCACCGCCCATCACAAGGGTTTCCGGGCGGTGGAGGGAAGATGCAATGAAGATCAGCTGGATTATTCTCTGATCCGTGCGGATGCTTCAGGGTTTATCAAAATTGTTGCTGATAAATCCTCCAAGAGTGTCATCGGCGGACAAGTCGTTTCAAGACATGCATCGGAAATTATCCCTTTGATATTATTAGCCATAAAAAAAGGTTTGCCGGTAAATTCACTGGCAAGTCTGTCTTGTGGGGTTTCCACCCAGTTGTTGGGGGTTAGGGAGGCGGCAAGGGCTTGTGTTGAAGCCCTGCGAAAATAAATAGTTAAGGAAAAAACTGATTTAACATCTTGTCTTGACTCGATTTTTCAATTATGTTAAAAACCAACTCTTTGATTAAATCTAGCTAGCGCTTAAACCCATATTTTTATAATTCATCCACTTGAATAATCAGGTTTTATTATGGCTGAAACCACCGAAGTAAAAAAACCCGAGCCTGGTACGGCAAAAGACAAAGGAAAAAAAGATAGCAAGGAAGCTGTTGTCGATAATCTTTACTCCCGCCGAGATTTTTTTTCGCTGGCGGGTTGGGCGAGTTTTTTAGGCGCCCTGGGATTATCATCAGCATATTTTTTGCGCCTTCTTTTTCCCAGGGTTTTGTTCGAACCGTCTCCCATATTTAAGGCAGGTTTGCCCAGTGATTACACGGTTGGCGAAGTGAGCACGAAATGGGTTAAAGACCAACGGGTATGGATCGTTCGCGATTTAGAGGGGATTTACGTTATTTTTGCCCTTTGCACCCATCTTGGATGTACGCCCAGGTGGCTGAAAACAGAGAGTAAGTACAAATGCCCCTGTCACGGAAGCGGATTTACCAAAATCGGCGTTAACTTTGAAGGTCCGGCACCCAGAGCATTGGAGCGTTTGAAAATTTCGCTGGGCCCGGATGGCCAGATTGAAATTGATAAAAGCAAAAAGTTTCTTTACGAAAAAGATGAGTGGGGCAAACCCGAAGCCAAGTTAAGAGTTTGAATTTTTTTTAAATTTACGTTGACCTTGAGTTTTAGCTTGAGTTCATTGCTTTTTTTTATGGGGGGTTAAAGTTTTGGCAACAAAACAACCTGAAATTCCAAATATCGCCGAAATAATGAATAAGATTAAAAGCGGCAAGATTTTTGGCGAAATTGCTAAATCAATTACAGAATCCCAGATTTGGACCTCTTCGTTTCGGCATGGATATGCCGATACGCCGAGGAATAGGGTTCTGCAAATTGCCAGTAATGTCTGGATGCACTTGCATCCCGTCAAGATTCACCGGCATGCGTTGCGCATCAAATTTACCTGGTGTATGGGAGGGATCACTTTTCTCCTGTTTTTGTCAACGGTAGTCACGGGCGTGATCCTGATGTTCTATTACCGCCCGGTGGGTGAGTATGCCTATTTCGATATGAAATATTTGCAGTATGACGTGCCCTTCGGGATGTTGATGCGGAATATGCATCGCTGGGCGGCACATGCGATGGTGATCACTGTCTGGTTGCATATGTTCCGGGTTTTTCTGACCGGTTCCTACAAGCCGCCCCGGGAGTTCAATTGGGTCATTGGCGTATTCCTCGTTACTTTTACCCTTCTGCTGAGTTTCACAGGATATCTCCTTCCCTGGGATCAATTGGCAATGTGGGCGGTAACAGTCGGAACTAATATGGCTCGCGCCACCCCGTTTCTTGGACATGAGGGGCCATTTCAGGAATTTGTATTTGGAGTCAGCCCGAGGTACGATGCCCGGTCGGTATTGATAGGAGGTAGTGTTGTCGGGCCTCCTGCGCTTCTAAGATTTTATGTGTTGCATTGTATATTTATCCCACTGGTTGCTGGCGCTTTAATGATAGTACATTTCTGGCGGATAAGAAAAGACGGTGGAATATCAGGTCCCCTGTAATTTTCCAGTATGCAATTTTGAGTTAATGGGAAAGGATTTGTTTTATGGCTGAGCCTGCCAGGAAAAAAATAGAGGCGGTTGCCGAAAAGGTCCATGTCTGGCCTTATCTGGTGCGGATAGAGTTTCTTTGCGCCATAATTACCATACTGCTTTTGACTGTATGGTCTATTTCTATCGACGCACCTCTTGAAGAGGCCGCAAACCCGACCAAAACACCCAATCCATCCAAAGCCCCTTGGTACTTCCTGGGCTTGCAGGACATCCTGGTATATTTTGATCCCTGGTTTGCAGGGGTTGTCGCGCCGGTTCTGATCATTGTCGGCCTCATGTTGATTCCCTATCTGGATGTTAATCCCAAAGGTAACGGCTACTACACCTATACCGAGAGAAAATTTGCGATATGGGTCTATAGTTTTGGCTTTTTAGTCTTATGGATTGCCTTGATTATTATGGGGGTTTTTCTACGAGGCCCTGGGTGGAACCTGTTCATGCCCTGGCAATTTTGGGACCCGCATAAGGTAGTAGCGCTGGTAAGTGTTGATTTGCCTTATGCGTTTGGAGTTCGTTCCTACAATATGGCAATGTTTTTCGGTGGCGTGGTGGTTTTGGGCTACTTTGCTGTAGGCACTGGCATTTACATGTTTATGGAAAGAAAAGCTCTCAAAAGCGTTGGTTTTGTTCGGATGTTTTTGAAGATCCAGCTGGTGCTCATAATGATAGGGATTGTGGTTAAAATTGTTTTACGCCTGGGTTTTAACATCAAATATATCTGGGTGACTCCCTGGTTTAATGTTTAACTAGAATTTTCTAAGGGTTAGATCATTGGACGATCAAGAGAAAAATGAAGGTTACATTCCTGTAGAAAAAGTTTCCTTTAGCTTTGTGTTCTTCCTTGTTTCGGGGGCCGCGCTGTTGGTTACCCTTTGGGCGCTTTGGGATGACGAGTATGCCCGGCGCGGGTTCAAGGAACACCAGGAGGAATATTTCAAGGTTCAGTATGCAAGAGCCGAGGGCGACTGGAAGAAAACAAATAGCGATCTTGCCTCCAAAGAAAACCAGATTAAAGAGGGCTTGCAACAGGAACTGGGAAAGCTGGAGGACTCCAAGGAGTACCAGACTTTGGTGGATCAGCTGAGTGTGGCTCAGGTAGCCCTTGCTGAGATCAAGGAAGAGAAGAAGTTTACCGGAAGTCGATTGGATGAGGCTTATTATTATTATAAAAAAGCATTGCATGGCGGCGAAAACTACGATGTTCAGCTAGCGACCTATAAATCCCTGGAAAAAGAGTTCAAGCAATGGGATCCGAAGGTTGCAATAGAGCAAAAGAAATACGACCTGGCAGAATCCAATTTGATGGAATTTAAGGCAAAATACGTCAATTTGGAGAAAGAGTTAAAGGGATTGACCCTCAAGAGAGAGCAAATCCAATTGACCATGGATTATTACAAACCCTTCCCTTTTATCTGGAGACCTGCGGAAGTTCTGCAGACGGTTATTCCTGGTTTCGGCATCAATAGTTTTTCTGAAATTATTTACCGGGTTGACAGATGCATGACCTGTCATACCTCCTATAAGGATAATTATTACAAGGATTTTAAAAACCCTCTTAAAACTCACCCAAACCTGGAAGGTTTGATAGATAATCATCCACCGGATAGAACCGGTTGTACCTGGTGTCATTTAGGGCAGGGTACTGCTACCGCACCTGCGGAAGACGCCCACGGATCTCATCACGAGACGGATCAGACCGCCGAGATCAATGAGCCTATACTGCAAGGAAAGTTCATGGAATCCAATTGCAGGAATTGCCATGCGGAGGTTTTAAACCTTAAGGGCGCCCCGGTTTTATCTAAGGGTAAAAACTTATTCGTGAAACTGGGTTGTCATGGATGTCATCTGGCTGACGGATATTCTCAGGAAGCCAAGGTAGGTCCCAGTCTGTTGCGAGTTGGATCTAAAGTAAATCCTAGTTGGTTGTATCGTTGGGTCAAGAATCCCAGAGAGTATTTACCCAAAACCCGGATGCCGGATTTTGGTTTCAATGATAAAGATGCTCTTGGTGTCACAGCCTATCTTCTGTCTGTATCGGATAAGGCCTATAAGCCTTCTTATAAATTAGAGTCCGGTGACCCTGAAAAAGGGCAAAAGGAATTTGAAGGTGTCGGGTGTCTGGCTTGTCATCAGTTGAACGGCAAGGGAGAGTCCTTTGCTCCCAATTTGAGTAATATAGGAAGCAAGGTCAATGCGGACTGGTTGGTCAGTTGGGTGGGAAACCCGACTCATTATAATGATAAGAGTAAAATGCCAGACCTCAGGCTTACCAAGGGTCAAGCGTCTAATATTGCAGCGTATCTGATGCAGTTTGGCAAACCGAAGCACATTGCAGGAATTGCGGCCCGGCTGAATCATCCAAAAATGATTGAGCATGGCGAGAGCGTGGTTCGTGCGCGTGGATGTTTTGCATGTCATGATATCAAGGGAATGGAAAATGAAGGGCGCATTGCACCGGAATTGTCCGCATTCGGGCGAAAACTTATTCTGGAGCTTGAGTTTGGCGATGCTCATATCCCACATACCTGGGAGTCATGGGTAAGGGCTAAATTGAAAGAGCCGAGCACATTCAGGACCGAAAGAGTTCTGGATAAGATGCCTAATTTTCACCTCTCTGAAGAAGATATTGATGCGCTTGTGGTTCTTCTTAAAGGGTTCAATGGAACCAAAGTTCCTGAGAAATATCGTAAAGTATTGACAGAAAAAGAGAAAACCCTGGAAACAGGGCGTCGTCTCATAGATCGATACAATTGTAAAGGATGTCACCACGTCGAGGGTGAAGGCGGCCGTATTCAGAAATATCTCAGTGGCACAGCTCAATATCCTCCGCCGCTCGATTATGGTTCGTATCACGTGGGGGAACGAATTAAAGGCTCGTGGTTATTCTCCTTTCTGAAAAATCCAACAGAAGTCAGAAGCTGGGTGAAAGTACGAATGCCCACATTCAATCTGACGGATACAGAAGTACGCGATCTCACTGCCTACTTTGAAGCGCTCGCGCCTCAAAAAATTAATTACGAGGCCGGGGTTAACATCAGGAAAGATAAATCCGTCGTGCAAACAGGTGCGGGAATCGTCAATTATATGGATTGCGGAAAGTGCCATGATGAAGGGGCAAAGGGCATTGACTTTTCCATTGCCAGTGCACGGTTGCGACAAGATTGGATTCCTCGCTGGCTGAAAGACACCCGTGAATTGATTCCCTGGACCAAAATGCCGGCTCACTGGGATAAGAAGGGTAATGAGTATTTGGTCAAGACAAAGTTTGATAAGCTGAAAACCGTTGGAAATGTCGATCAACAGATTGATGCGGTCAAGGATTTTATCATTGCTTATAATTTGGCGGATGTCGATTTTGATTGGGTTCTCGGTGATGAAGCAAGCGGTGGGGGTAGTAGCAATGGCGCCGTAGAATCCGGGGCTGAGGATGATGCTGGATCTGAAGGTGAGGAGGAAGATTTATCCGAGGATCAGGAAGAGGAGCCCATAGAATAGAATTTGTTTGATCGCCTAAATTAGGGTAAAATATCTCTATAGATTTTAATGTTTCAATATCTCGGTTAGAATAAATTATGGAAAATTCTGGATTAGAAAACTTTTTATTGATTGCCACCAAGCCGGATAATATCCCTATCGGAACGATGTTATTGTTTGTGGCGTGGGTTTTTTGGGTTGCCATAAAACAAATGATTGTTCATGACCGGCATATCAAAGAAGGTAAGAAAGAAAAAATCTGGGATGAAATGATAAAATAAGTGGGCATATTTATAATTGCATTCGGTGCTATCGTTTTGGGATTGGTTCTCATCCTTTTCCTGAAAAACACCTCTCCACCTCCCCCTGTGGAGCAGATTCACTATGCCAACCCCGAAGACAAACCCCTGTACCTGATTGAACCCGACGCTTTCAAAGAGAAATGCCTCGAATTTCTGAAAAAGTTTAACTTGGAATACGTCCATTCCGTTTGGGCAACCGACCATGAATTGGAGATATTCATGAATGATGAAACTCCAGTTATCGGTGGAACCTACCTTGCCCTCTGCATCATTGATCCTCCCAATCGAACCGTTGATATAATGAAAGTAAAAGGATTCCTGGATACCGTGAAAGGTGAGGGCGCTTCGCGTGGAATTTTTATAACTACGGGGTATTTTTCCGATGAGGCCATCCGGTTTATCGAGGAGGAGCCTGTCGAATTAGTCAACGTTGTTACCTTTGTTGGTTATTTGAAAAAATTTGATATCTATTAGGTCTCTACGTTCACACCCCTTCCAGTTACAAGGTTTCACTATCCCGAAGTTTCTACTATTTATTGGTCGATTTTTTGTTTCCTGTTATTATATTTATCCAATGGCTGCATTGTATTGAATAAGCCCAATCCCTTGCGATGTGAAAAGTTGATATTTTTCGTTTTAAGGGAGTTTTTTTTAATTATTTGAAATAACATTATGAAAATTAGTGAGATATTGAAGCAGGGTTTGCATCCATTTTCGTTTGAATTTTTCCCACCAAAAACTGATGACGGATTTGAACAATTATTCCAAACCATTGAAAACCTGAAATCCTGGAACCCTGGGTATGTTTCCGTCACTTATGGGGCGGGTGGCAGTACGCGGACAAAAACTCTTGATTTGGTTGGGCGGATCAAACATCAAATTGGCTTGGAGGGCATGGCTCATTTGACTTGTGTGGGCCACACCACCGATGAAATCAGGAGTATTTTAGATCGGCTGAAAGAAGATGGGATCGAAAATATTCTGGCTCTGAGAGGCGACCCACCAAAGAGAGAGGATAGTTTTGTAAAAACAAAAAATGGCTTTGGTTTTGGCAGTGAGTTGGTGGGCTTTATTCGCAAGCACTATTCGTTTTGCTTAGGGGTTGCGGGTTATCCTGAGGGACATATAGAGAGTCCTGATTTAAAAATTGACCTGGACAATCTTAAAAGAAAACTGGACGCGGGAGCCGACTTCATTGTGACGCAATTGTTTTTCGATAATCGGTATTTTTTTGATTTTCTTGAGCGGGCGCGTGCCAGCGGTATTCAAGTGCCCATTATTCCAGGCATTATGCCGATTATCAATGCGAAACAAACTCAAAGGTTCACTAAAATGTGTGGGGCCTCCATTCCTCCGGAACTTATGGAACGTTTGGAACAGAACCAGGAAGACGCCGCTGCCGTCCGGCAGATAGGGGTCGAGCATGCTACCACTCAATGCGATGAACTTTTAAAGAGTGGCGTGCCGGGAATTCATTTTTACACTCTGAATCAATCCAAAGCCACACTCGCTATTCTGGAAAATTTGAAAGCATGAGTTGTTAATATTAATTGACCCCTATCCCAGCGGCTTTTTATTTGTGCATTTATTTGGATATTTCATATTCTGCCTGTTACTTATAGCTCCCGTGGCCGCGCATTCGGAACCCACCTCCAGGATAGGAGAAGTTCCTGAGGATATGGTTCTCATTCCGGCTGGGACTTATAAAAGAGGGTGTGACCGATTTGGTCCTCAACATGGGTCGCCGGCTCATCTGGTTTATCTCGATGCGTTCATGATCGATAAGTATGAACTTACCAATGAAAAGTTTGAAATGGTTTTTCCTGAGCATTTTCTCCGCCGCAGTCAGTTTTCTCATTGCAATAATTGTCCCGTGAGCAAAATCAGTTGGTATGAAGCGGCGGATTATTGCCATCTGAAAGGAAAATCTTTGCCGAGTGAAGCGCAATGGGAACGGGCGGCGCAGGGGCAAAATGGCTGTGAATTCCCGTGGGGGCCGGATTTTAACCCGGAACAGCCACAGGCGCGGGGAGGGTTGAAGCTCAAGGATAAGGGCACTCCCGTGGGCAGCTTCGCCCCCAATAAGAACGGAATCTATGACATGGCGGGCAATGTCTGGGAGTGGGTGAGCGATTGGTTCTCAATCCGCTATTATTTCAGAGAAATTATGTATAATCCCAGAGGACCCATTGACGGTAAAATGAAGGTCCGCCGGGGCGGCTCCTGGTCCGACAGTATAATGGCCATGAAAACCGGATACCGGGATTGGAGTTATCCTTTTTCCCGTGGGTTCAACGATATCGGCTTTCGTTGCGCCATTAATCTTAAAATGGATTCCAAGTAAAATGATCACCTCGGCTAAATTGGTGTATATAGACAGGCTGATAACCGAAGGCCTGTCCGAAGATGGGGATTCGCTCGAGTTGAATGGCAAGTTCATCGGCGATGAGGGCATGGAGGCTTTGATTTTGTCAGATAAACTGGGAGAAGTTGAGAACCTGGACTTGACCAAAAACTCCCTGACCCATAAAGGCGCCATCCTTTTGGCCGGTTGTGATCGTCTGAAAAAATTGAAACGGCTTTATATCGGCGATAATAATATTTCCGACAGCGGGACCGCCGCCATAGCCAAAGCTGGTTTTGCGTCCAACCTGTCTCTTTTGGATCTTCGTTTCAACAATATGGGATCGGAGGGTGGGTTAGCCATTGCCAATTCAGGTGAGTTCAATAAACTGCAGGTCCTGATTCTTCAGGAAAATGAGGTGGGCGACGACACCCTGATCGCCCTGGCAAAATCCGCGACCTTTGCCAATTTGCGAAAACTTAATTTTTACCGGACCAATGTGACGGCTAAAGGAATCAAAATATTAGCAAAATCGAAGTCCCTGCAGCGCGTTAAGCATTTAAATATCGCTAGAAACTATTTGTATCAGGATTCCGTAAAAGCCCTGGCAAATACAAAAACTCTCACCAATATCGAAACCCTCTTGATGTTTGACACTGGAATCAGCGACGAAGGAGTCAAAACCATTATGAGCTCGCCATCGTTTTCCAAGTTAAAAACCTTCCGCGTGACCTAGTCTGCTCTTTATTCGCCATATTAATTGCTCTCTCTGGAGCGATAGTAAAGATGGATGGGATTTTCAGCCATTCTGTCATATGAATAATACTGACTATAAATATCGGTATGGCACTGTTGACAGAGTCTTAGTCGAGCATATATTTCCTGCTAAGCAAGTTAAGCTAACGTTGGAGGAATTATGCATTTCATCTTGGTTGTTTTGATCTTTTTTTGTTTGATCTCCAGTGGTTGTATTAATGGAGGACAACGGCTAGACGCTGTGCTCAATCCTAAACCTATGGAGGTTGAAAATAGTAGCGACGTTGACAAGGCTATAGAAAAGTTTCGTGGTTCCTTCCCGGAAAATGTAAAAGAAAATATTGAACAGAAAAATGGTGTAAATAATCCGAACCCTAAGCCTGATGAAAGTGCCGGTGGTAGCCAGGAGGAGGGTACTGCATCTGGTGATGGTTCAGGTAAGTCTAGTGATGCTTCAGGTGAAGAAAATGCCAAAAATAATGGTGCAAGCGGTAACGGTGAGTGCAATCCTATCATAAGCAAAGGTAATGATACGGGACTATTTCTAAAAGCCACTTTTTTCCATAAATTGCAGGAAGCCGCAGCATGTCCTAAAGATAAGGAGAGGGTTAGCTTTTATATGCATGCGGGCATTGCCCTTTCAGACGAATTATGCAGTGTCTGGTTCGATCGCCTCGGTAAAGCTCAAGCTAAAGTAAATGCGGATCGCGATATTTTGAGCAATGTTGGAGCTCTTACAGGGGCTATTCTTGGGTTTTCTGGTGCTGGTGGGGCCGTTGCCGGTGGGGCCGCCGCTGGGTTTGGGTTTTTGGAAAACTCCTTCGATTCCGAGTTGGCGAATTTTATTGTAGCTCCTGACATAAGTGAAGTTCAGGAGGCGATTGACGTAGATAGAAAATCTAGGGCTTTGGCTCTAGAGGGGCTTAGTACTGAGGTCGATTTTTTTCAAGCGAGGGCGGAACTCATTCGCTACGACAATACCTGCTCCCATTTGGCAGTTAAGCGTAAGGTGAATGAATCCGTCGGGAATGCAACCCAAAAAACTAAAAGGCAGATCGAGGCAATATCGGCAACCGTATTTGATACTTATGTGAATGCTAAAAAAGCCAAGGTAGAAGCTGATGAAAGGTTGGTGAAGGCTATAGATGAAAAAAAGGACGAGGAGGGTCGGGAGAAAGAAAACGCTTTGATTGAAAAAGCCAATGAAAGGTTAAAAAAGATTTTTAATCCAACAAACCTTTCAACAGTAAAAGATCTCAAAATTGATCAAATCATTGCTTTTTATGTTAGACTTAATAACGGAAAGTGGGACCAGCTTGAAGATAAACAAAAGGATGACAATTATCGTCTAATAGATGAATATCTTTCCCAAAATAAGTTGGATGAAAAGGCAGTTGCAATTGAGGGTATAAGAACGGCTTTCTCCGTCTCCGTATACCGTTAAGGAAAATGAGAGATACAATAAATATGAAAAGTTTATTCTAGGGCCAAACTTACGTGAGTAAAAACCCCTTTTCAGTTTCCTTTTTTAGTTACCTACGTAGATATTTTTGACCAACCATAGATTTAGTGTGCTATCCCTCTGCCAGGTGCTACCATAACTTCAATAAAAAAGCCTTTATGCTATAAGGGCTTTTATGAATCCGCTTTATTCAGTTTGATTTTATTGTAGACTGAGAATACTTTTCCCGAATAATCTTTAGGATGCTTTCCACTTCTTAGATAGCTGGCGATGCGCGTGGGGCCGTGATTGTAGGCTTCCAGAGCCGTGTGCATTTTTCCAAACCGCTTGACCAATTTGTTCAAATAATAAGATCCAAGAGCGATATTCTTTTCTGGATGATACAGCGTGCTTTTTCCACTCCAGAGCATGTTCGCTTCCGAAGCTAATGCTTCCCCTGTTTTCGGGCGGATCTGCATCAAACCCAGAGCGCCTACTTTGGACTTGGCCCGGTGGTTGAAGGAGCTTTCGGTAATGATCAAAGCGGTCAGAAATAACGGATCGTACCCATATTTTTTGCTTTGCTTGAGGATGTGTTGGGAAATTTGATCCATTTGCTCTTCTTTAAGACCGGTTTTGTAATGGGTGATCACACTTATTATTTTATCTTGAATTTTTTTGTCATAAACTAGGGCGTTTATTTTTTCAAGTTTTTGATCCGGGTAGACGAGGAGCTTGCCGGATGTAGTTTGTACCACTTTAGCTTTAGCGATTCCTATTGTGGCCGGAAAAGATAAGAATGCAACGCAGGCAATAACCAGGGCAACGATCGGCAACCGAATTTGAGTATTAGAAAAAGTCATTATTTATCCCTTATCCAAATTGTGGATAAAACAATTCACTAAATATTGGATACAGGATAAAAAATCTGAGTTAAGGCGGGGTCAAGCGTAGGTAACGATTGAGCAACAATAATTAAAGTGTTTATAAAGCAGAAGAGTCCATGTAACTAGTTGTATTTATTAGTTTTAATTTTTAAGAATACCGGTCGTTCAACCAGGGTTCCGCCGTGTTGGAATAACCGCGCTTTTCCCAGAACCCCTTCTCGTCATAATCACGAATAACAATTTCCCCAATCCATTTAGCCCCCTTCCAGGCATAGAGTTGCGGGGTGATCATGCGGACCGGGCCGCCGTGATCCCGGGTGATGGGGTGTCCTTCCCAATTGTGCACGAGGAGTACGTCTTCCTTCATGGCTTCCTCCAGCGGCAGGTTGGTGGAATAGGCGTCATAGGCTTTAATATAGACATATTTGGCGCCGGGAAGCAGTTCGCATTGGTTGACGATGTCCCGAAACCGCACTCCCTGCCAATGATTGTCCATCCGGCTCCACGAAGTCACACAGTGAAAATCCGATACATCCTCGACTTGCGGAAACGCCATAAATTCTTCCCAGGAAAAGGTTTTGACGTTTTTTACCAAACCGGAAACGGTCAGATTCCAGGTGATTTCGTCTAGTTCCGGTTGAAATCCCAAGTCCAGAACCGGCCAGTTTTCAGTCACTCTTTGTCCCGGAGGGACTTTAGGGTTGCCGTCCCGGTTCAACTCCCCTTCACCCATAGGCATTTCTCCCTCCCATTGTTGCTTTTTCGCAAGGGCTTTTCGGTATTGGATCAGCTTTTCACGGCCTTGAATGCGCTTTGAATTAGGATCGTACATTGATGGATTGCAACTCCCAAATTATTAAAGTGATGGACTTCCAAATTGGATGAAAAAAATGACTAAATAGTTACAAAAAAACAAGTATTTTGGAATATTTATTAATCCTGCTAATTCCTAATTAAGGATAAAGGGATTCTTTCAAGAAACCGAAAAGGTAACAACGGTAACTCATTACAGGAGCAATTATTTTTCATGAATCTCAAAATCCTGACCTTTAACTGGCACGAGCCTTATCTTTGTCTTCTCGCAAAAATCGGCCACGAATTTCTGGTGGTCGAGCCTGAAATTGCCTTTGAGAAAATCAGACGCTGGGACACAAACATGCGCCCTGTACCGGAAAATGTGCGCTTGTTATCGATTCAGGACGCAATGGAACAACTTGACCAGAATGCAGTCGATCTGGTGATTGCCCATAATGTAAAAGATCTGATAGAGATCAGGGATTACACCTTACCTAAAATATTGGTTTTCCACAACCGGCTGACCACGGAAATTGATCTGGGAAAAGCACGGTAAATCGGGAGGAGTATCTATCGAAAATTCAGCCATTTTTAAAACCTGTAAAAAAAGTATTCATTTCTGAAAGCAAAAAAAGCGATTGGGGTTTGGAAGGCAAGGTGATTCCCCCTGGAATCAATGTTGATGAATTCGACGCTTATACGGGGGAGAATTCCTGCATTCTCAGAGTGGGGAACCTGCTGAAGGAAAAAGATCTTATGCTGGGCTTCACTGCAAGCGAAAA is from Nitrospinota bacterium and encodes:
- a CDS encoding cytochrome b N-terminal domain-containing protein, whose amino-acid sequence is MATKQPEIPNIAEIMNKIKSGKIFGEIAKSITESQIWTSSFRHGYADTPRNRVLQIASNVWMHLHPVKIHRHALRIKFTWCMGGITFLLFLSTVVTGVILMFYYRPVGEYAYFDMKYLQYDVPFGMLMRNMHRWAAHAMVITVWLHMFRVFLTGSYKPPREFNWVIGVFLVTFTLLLSFTGYLLPWDQLAMWAVTVGTNMARATPFLGHEGPFQEFVFGVSPRYDARSVLIGGSVVGPPALLRFYVLHCIFIPLVAGALMIVHFWRIRKDGGISGPL
- a CDS encoding cytochrome C, whose amino-acid sequence is MAEPARKKIEAVAEKVHVWPYLVRIEFLCAIITILLLTVWSISIDAPLEEAANPTKTPNPSKAPWYFLGLQDILVYFDPWFAGVVAPVLIIVGLMLIPYLDVNPKGNGYYTYTERKFAIWVYSFGFLVLWIALIIMGVFLRGPGWNLFMPWQFWDPHKVVALVSVDLPYAFGVRSYNMAMFFGGVVVLGYFAVGTGIYMFMERKALKSVGFVRMFLKIQLVLIMIGIVVKIVLRLGFNIKYIWVTPWFNV
- a CDS encoding NAD(P)/FAD-dependent oxidoreductase; the protein is MVEFDIAIIGAGISGISAAKRAAELNAKVCLIENHTIGGRCFHKGLYPYRHMMSQLERNGFNRRLQRSEGKETENKTDDFSELFEETRKFAQSVTEKWESTLKAKGVHIEIGEGLLVGANEIRVQGADEEKIIKAQKIILATGSGIEAPATIPFDEERIISVDDVFNVGKVPRSVLILGGDGGGCELAALYNKLGSKTFLCDEAPRLLPEQDPDVIEAIEGEMKRQKIKLLLNKKVISIFKDTDAIDISLDGGVKFSVQTIILNTSRKPRVEGLDTEILGLRLGEKGQVLVNEKQETTLSGVYAVGSVTGRRGFHGLSEEEGRVAAENALGKKAHLNKDWIPRIVYTSLEVATVGCYAGTAHHKGFRAVEGRCNEDQLDYSLIRADASGFIKIVADKSSKSVIGGQVVSRHASEIIPLILLAIKKGLPVNSLASLSCGVSTQLLGVREAARACVEALRK
- a CDS encoding Rieske 2Fe-2S domain-containing protein produces the protein MAETTEVKKPEPGTAKDKGKKDSKEAVVDNLYSRRDFFSLAGWASFLGALGLSSAYFLRLLFPRVLFEPSPIFKAGLPSDYTVGEVSTKWVKDQRVWIVRDLEGIYVIFALCTHLGCTPRWLKTESKYKCPCHGSGFTKIGVNFEGPAPRALERLKISLGPDGQIEIDKSKKFLYEKDEWGKPEAKLRV
- a CDS encoding c-type cytochrome codes for the protein MDDQEKNEGYIPVEKVSFSFVFFLVSGAALLVTLWALWDDEYARRGFKEHQEEYFKVQYARAEGDWKKTNSDLASKENQIKEGLQQELGKLEDSKEYQTLVDQLSVAQVALAEIKEEKKFTGSRLDEAYYYYKKALHGGENYDVQLATYKSLEKEFKQWDPKVAIEQKKYDLAESNLMEFKAKYVNLEKELKGLTLKREQIQLTMDYYKPFPFIWRPAEVLQTVIPGFGINSFSEIIYRVDRCMTCHTSYKDNYYKDFKNPLKTHPNLEGLIDNHPPDRTGCTWCHLGQGTATAPAEDAHGSHHETDQTAEINEPILQGKFMESNCRNCHAEVLNLKGAPVLSKGKNLFVKLGCHGCHLADGYSQEAKVGPSLLRVGSKVNPSWLYRWVKNPREYLPKTRMPDFGFNDKDALGVTAYLLSVSDKAYKPSYKLESGDPEKGQKEFEGVGCLACHQLNGKGESFAPNLSNIGSKVNADWLVSWVGNPTHYNDKSKMPDLRLTKGQASNIAAYLMQFGKPKHIAGIAARLNHPKMIEHGESVVRARGCFACHDIKGMENEGRIAPELSAFGRKLILELEFGDAHIPHTWESWVRAKLKEPSTFRTERVLDKMPNFHLSEEDIDALVVLLKGFNGTKVPEKYRKVLTEKEKTLETGRRLIDRYNCKGCHHVEGEGGRIQKYLSGTAQYPPPLDYGSYHVGERIKGSWLFSFLKNPTEVRSWVKVRMPTFNLTDTEVRDLTAYFEALAPQKINYEAGVNIRKDKSVVQTGAGIVNYMDCGKCHDEGAKGIDFSIASARLRQDWIPRWLKDTRELIPWTKMPAHWDKKGNEYLVKTKFDKLKTVGNVDQQIDAVKDFIIAYNLADVDFDWVLGDEASGGGSSNGAVESGAEDDAGSEGEEEDLSEDQEEEPIE